One Phaeodactylum tricornutum CCAP 1055/1 PHATR_bd_32x35 genomic scaffold, whole genome shotgun sequence genomic window carries:
- a CDS encoding predicted protein gives MIARLCKTSGSTVAAFASADLSSCQWLIRPNFTRRETTKTRCTSSSSSALSEKTDHAQQPQQSSSPRENLQSLFKNPIVHKLWTERQAAKAREGRIGNVDYDPSIGKAPADSRVEITYAFSTDELLYESYRNPWGQMRLGRMMEDLDALAGNIAFFHVDQGQTMHPIIVTASVDRIRLQERPTAKHDQILSGQVSWTGKSSMEIRMSCMDAGTQQEWLEAFVTFVTLDPITKKPTAIPPILPQTPDEESYFTRGAQRAALKRQRRSRINSKPTSQSAPSADHTAQAHIEHMAASLLQEAGPLLNMPALANPHSILMNATRMQNAMIAQPQTQNLHNRVFGGFLMRRAFELAYSNAYVFGGARPIFLEVDDVSFANPVDVGDLLVFNSRVLYTDHGRLGDYYASSNDHRELPLIYVEVEAWVTEPERVSARLSNQFYFTFAADQPMVRRVLPSSMDEASRMATRMEADRQQQYETR, from the coding sequence atgatTGCACGACTATGCAAGACGAGCGGATCAACAGTAGCGGCCTTCGCGAGTGCGGACCTATCGTCTTGTCAATGGCTGATACGACCGAACTTTACCCGGAGAGAAACCACCAAGACCCGATGCacttcatcgtcttcgtcagcaCTGTCCGAGAAGACCGATCATGCCCAGCAACCACAGCAATCTTCCTCTCCCCGAGAAAACCTCCAAAGTCTGTTCAAAAATCCCATCGTGCATAAACTATGGACGGAGCGTCAGGCTGCCAAAGCTCGCGAAGGTCGCATTGGGAACGTCGACTACGATCCAAGCATTGGCAAAGCACCGGCGGACAGTCGCGTCGAAATCACCTACGCCTTTTCCACGGACGAATTGTTGTACGAAAGCTACCGCAATCCCTGGGGGCAGATGCGATTGGGACGCATGATGGAAGATTTAGACGCACTGGCCGGGAACATTGCCTTCTTCCATGTCGATCAGGGTCAAACCATGCACCCGATTATTGTCACCGCTTCGGTTGATCGTATTCGCTTACAAGAACGACCTACAGCAAAGCACGATCAGATCCTCTCGGGACAAGTCTCGTGGACTGGAAAGTCGAGTATGGAAATTCGCATGTCGTGCATGGATGCCGGAACCCAACAGGAATGGCTTGAAGCCTTTGTGACTTTTGTGACTTTGGATCCTATCACTAAGAAACCCACGGCAATCCCCCCCATCCTACCGCAAACACCGGACGAAGAATCCTATTTTACTCGAGGCGCACAACGAGCAGCGCTCAAACGACAGCGTCGGAGTAggattaacagtaaaccgACCTCGCAGTCTGCTCCTTCTGCCGATCACACGGCGCAGGCGCACATTGAACACATGGCGGCATCTTTGCTCCAGGAAGCCGGTCCACTCCTCAACATGCCCGCCTTGGCCAATCCGCATTCCATTCTGATGAATGCCACACGTATGCAGAATGCCATGATTGCTCAACCGCAAACGCAGAATTTACACAATCGCGTGTTTGGCGGATTCCTGATGCGACGGGCTTTTGAACTGGCCTACTCCAACGCCTACGTCTTTGGTGGGGCCCGGCCCATCTTTTTAGAAGTCGATGACGTGTCCTTTGCCAATCCTGTGGATGTCGGCGACTTGCTGGTATTCAATTCCCGCGTTTTATATACGGATCACGGTCGACTCGGGGACTACTACGCCTCTTCCAATGATCACCGGGAACTGCCATTAATTTACGTGGAAGTGGAAGCCTGGGTGACAGAACCGGAGCGCGTGTCGGCTCGCCTTTCCAACCAATTTTATTTCACGTTTGCCGCGGATCAGCCCATGGTCCGACGCGTTTTACCGTCTAGTATGGATGAAGCCTCCCGCATGGCGACCCGCATGGAAGCCGATCGACAGCAACAATACGAAACGCGGTGA
- a CDS encoding predicted protein — translation MVAVLWPIVGAGLVALVAVGVQQRRKLRQIKAPGESPTLPRPLAKNATLLSSSPSGAPLYTYVIGDLHGDADCARYWVDKLELIGAAKTTVDDPSFDRSNVWLQPNSTLVFMGDYVDRGPQSLGTLQYVYSLTEAFPSYVTALMGNHEMELLKDRDPDTSIKYLQMPYATVHPQEYLQYFGVQQPPQIPHQRLLDERDELVVDLLLNASLEIYANGWHSHILTTPSIADAQNIGRHAIVELFSKGSGGSEIDDENVQLLVASRLEEYQRAYLNAYADTTVLGAWLESLPVVHIEHGVLFCHGGLSGTTTSLLQEVGLEHLNAWTRNHTGANVFRDFLENTPQGQAVYDILTYRGNHQTGACDALESRLHALNVSKLVVGHTPAQNVRVKCDGTFFAVDSLLGRWIRTSGNFYCPVTARSSQNGKFACDDLIDSCEGQIVRINHDDGTVDILS, via the coding sequence ATGGTGGCAGTGCTATGGCCAATAGTTGGAGCCGGTCTTGTGGCACTTGTCGCCGTGGGGGTGCAACAGCGAAGAAAGCTGCGGCAAATTAAAGCGCCTGGTGAATCTCCCACGCTGCCTCGTCCATTGGCCAAGAATGCGACATTGTTGTCATCCTCGCCATCCGGGGCTCCCTTGTATACCTACGTAATTGGCGATTTGCACGGAGACGCTGACTGTGCTCGATACTGGGTCGACAAACTAGAACTTATTGGTGCAGCAAAAACTACTGTTGATGATCCAAGTTTCGACCGTAGCAACGTTTGGTTGCAACCCAACTCGACCCTGGTCTTTATGGGGGATTATGTTGATCGAGGCCCACAGAGTCTCGGAACGCTGCAGTACGTATACAGTCTGACTGAGGCTTTTCCGTCATACGTAACGGCACTCATGGGCAATCACGAAATGGAATTGCTGAAAGATAGGGATCCCGACACCTCGATCAAATACCTCCAAATGCCGTACGCTACCGTGCACCCACAAGAATACTTGCAATACTTTGGTGTACAGCAACCACCTCAAATACCACATCAAAGACTGCTGGATGAACGAGACGAGCTCGTAGTGGATTTGCTGTTGAATGCGAGTCTAGAAATTTACGCGAATGGCTGGCACTCCCATATTCTCACAACTCCGAGTATTGCCGACGCTCAGAACATTGGCCGCCACGCCATCGTGGAACTCTTCAGTAAAGGTTCCGGCGGGTCTgaaattgacgacgaaaacgtgCAGCTACTCGTGGCTTCCCGTTTGGAAGAATATCAAAGGGCCTATCTGAATGCGTATGCCGATACGACCGTACTAGGAGCCTGGCTGGAATCGTTACCGGTCGTACACATTGAGCACGGCGTTTTATTCTGCCACGGTGGTCTTAGTGGAACGACCACTTCTCTACTTCAGGAGGTAGGACTCGAGCACTTGAATGCATGGACTCGCAATCACACCGGAGCTAACGTCTTTCGggattttttggaaaacacGCCGCAAGGGCAGGCTGTCTATGATATTTTGACCTACCGTGGCAACCACCAGACTGGTGCCTGCGACGCGCTGGAGTCGCGGCTTCACGCTTTGAATGTGAGCAAACTAGTCGTCGGCCATACCCCAGCCCAGAACGTACGGGTCAAGTGCGACGGTACCTTTTTCGCGGTAGACTCGTTACTGGGACGGTGGATTCGGACATCGGGCAACTTTTATTGCCCAGTCACGGCCCGGTCGTCCCAGAACGGAAAGTTTGCTTGTGACGATCTGATTGATTCTTGTGAAGGCCAGATCGTACGGATAAATCATGACGACGGGACTGTAGACATACTAAGTTGA